In Fimbriimonadaceae bacterium, the genomic window TTCCCAGGTCTTTCCGCCGTCCACGGTTCGCGTCATCGCACCCCAGGCTCCGACGGCGAAGGCGAACTTCGATCCGATCGAGGAAACCGAGTGGAAGCCGGTGTCGCGCCCCCAATAAGGCGGATCCAGGAGCTGGATGTCGAAGTTCTCACCGCCATCCTCCGTGGTCTGAACGTACCCATGGTGCCCAACCATCAGCAGCTTATCTTCGCTGAAGGCGACGATGCCGTCCCAGTCGTTTCCGATACCACGGTTCATTCGGGTCCAAGTCAGGCCACCATCCGTTGTGCGATAGATCAGGCCCTTGACGCCGACCACGCTGCCAACCAACGAGTCATAGAACTCCACCGACCAATTGCCGGGGAGGTCGCCCTCGCCCTTCATCACCTTGGTCCACGTGAAGCCACCATCCGGGGAGCGCCAGATGTCGCCGGCGTGGGAAACGCCGAAGACGAGCGTGTTCGTGACCCGCTCCAGATCATTCAGTCCGGTGTCGACGTTGAGCCCGGCGGCGAACCAAGTCTGCCCGCCATTCTCGGAGCGCATGATCGTCGTCCCCGCGTCGGCTAACAAGACCGAGTCGCTGAGGTAGATCACGTCGTTGGAAGACTGGTTCATAACCCGCGTCCAAGACTGGCCCCCGTCGGTCGTGCGGAACACGCCGTAGAGATTGTTTGGCACGTCGTTCCCGGATACGAAGCCGACATTGGAGTCCTTGAAATCCATGCCATAAATCACGGGGCACGTGGGGTAGCCACTTCTCAGCTGCCACGTCGCGCCGGCGTCCGTGGTTCGAACGATGGCGCCATTGCTGCCCATGAACCCGACCGTTTGGCTGACGTAATCCTGGTGGTACCAAGACCCGCCAAGCGGGAAGCTGGTAACGGGCTGCCAGGACAGGCCGCCATCGGTCGTGCGATAGATATCCTTTTGGCTCGTGGCCGAGTTGCCGGAAAGCACGCCGATGTTGGCGTTGATGAAGGTGACGTTGTAGAGGGGCTCGGACTGGTATCCAGGGAGCGAGATTTTGATCCAGCTCAATCCACCGTCCTCGGTGCGATAGAGCCCCAAGCCCTCACCGCAGACAAAGCCCTTGGTCTGGCTAACGAAGCTCGAGCACCAGTGGTTGTTGCCGGTTGGAAACGGACCGAGTTGGGTCAGCGTCTGTCCGAGCGCTGAGCCGATCGTAAACCCGGTCACAAGGGACGCGAAGAAAATCCTGCGCATTGATTCCTCCTAAATTGGATCAACATCTGAAACGTACATCCAAAGCCGGGGCTGATACGTTCTTGAACTGCCCTCGCTTTTGATGACAGTCACCTGCTGACCAGCAAAAAAAGCGCAAAGTGTCGATTCCCAGGCAAGCAAAGGCGCATCCGCCGGTCTGGAAGGAGTTTTTTTTCTATCCAAAGAACGACAGATCGCCAGGAGTGCGATCGCGGTTGGAGAAGGCCCACGGCTTGGAATTGCCGTGGGCCGAGATCGGATGCCTAGTTACCCTTAAAGTAGGTAATGAGCTGCAGCTGATCCACGAAGTAGGTGAAGGAGCCCGCCCGACGGCGAAGAGGCATGAGGCCGCGCGTGGCAAGCCGGACCTGTCCGGAAACACTGATGTACTTCGCGAGCCTGTTCTCGTCCAGGTTCACCACCACCGGGTTGCCAAGCGTGGGATTGACTGCGAATGACTTGAGGTGATCGTAACGGCCGGTATCCCAGTTGTAAGCCCAGAGCATTCCGGTCACATACTTCATCGAGGCCTGGGCGGCAACCGTGATTTCCAGCCGGGTCAGCTCGTCCGGTACGCGGTTGAGCTGGAATTGGGCTTCGAGGCCGGCAACGTCACCGAGGTTCGGATCGTATTCGGTGAGCACCGTGTACCGCTCGCCGTCCACGTCGATGATGTTGGCGAGAGCACCGTCGATAAGCGAACCGACAAACACCGCAGCGGCATTCGGCAGAACCTTCTCTGGCTCTTCGATGCTGATTGCGCGGAGCACGCCCTCGTAGGCGTCCACTCGGCCCCAGCCCCAATAGTCGTCATTGCCAGGTTCGCCAAGGTCTTCGCACGTTTCGTACAGGATCTGCTGCACCTGGTCGGCATCGAGATTGGGATTCGACGACCAAATGAGGGAGGCGACGCCGTTCGCCACCGGAGTCGACATCGAGGTGCCGCTGGAGGGTCCGTAATTTCCGCCCGGTGTCGTCGACCAAATGTTCACGCCCGGCGCATAGATGTCGACCCCGCGACCATACGCAGAAAACCCGGCCTTCACGTCGCCTTGATCGGTAGCACCGACGACAATGACGTTTTGATGATCGAAGCCGCCGAGGTTTCGGTTGTCGTTTCCGGCTGCATACATGTAGATCGCGCCTTTGCTGCGAATGTAGGCGCCGGTGGTTTCCACGTTGGGATCGTCGACGCCTGAATACGAAGCCGAAATCACTTTCGCCCCGTTATCGACGGCCCATCGCGCGCCGCGCGCAAGCCACTCGGAGGTGGCGCCGCCACCCGCGTCTGCCGCTACCCGGATCGGCATGATCTTGAAGTTCCAGCCGACGCCGGCGAGGCCGACCCCGTTATCGCCTTGGGCGCCTGCACATCCGGCCACATGGGTGCCATGACCATTGGGGTCGCTCACATCGCCGCCGTCGACTTCCGCCTTGTCGTCCGGTGAGTTGTAGCCCGGCACCATCAAGTCGATCAGGTCAGGGTGCTTCGTATCCACCCCGGTATCGGTGACGGCGAGTACGATATCGGTTCCGGTGTGCAGATCCCATGCCTGGGTGCTCTTGATCGCCCCGTGATGCCATTGGTTGGGATAAAGCGGGTCGTTCGGGGCACCGATCGGATACAGCTTCCAGTTCGGCTGGGCATATTGGTAAAGCCTGGACTTGAGCAGCGAATTGGCAAACTCGGTTTCGGTTTGGCCGCTCGGCACCTTACAGATGAATTCGTCGGTTTCGACGTAGTATCGCAGGCGGTACGGGTTGAGCTTCTTGCGTGCGCGAAGCTTCGCCGCGGAATTGATGTCCTGTCGCGGCCGCACGATCATCGTGCCGGTGAATTCCTTTTGGCCCTTGACTTCTTTGTAGACGACATCGGCGGCCAAGCTGGCGGTTACGGCGGTGAACGCCATCGCAGACACCATGATTGCTTTATGAATTGAAATGGATCGCATTGCCCCTCTGGTCCTGTCGGACCAACCTTATACTATAGTCCACGTTAGAAAACCTGAACCGACTCCACTGAAAAAGAGGACAAGCGAAGCGATGGCGGTTCAAATCCGGCATAAAAACTAGTAACGGTCGTGCCGATATTCAACCGCCCAGTTCACGCGAGCAACCTCCAGATGAAGTAGCTGGTCATCAGGAAACCGAGCACGACGATTCCCGATCGAAGCTTTTCGGCGTCAACCCTTTGCGACCAAATTGCTGCGGCATAGCCGCCGATCAACGAGCCGATGATCATCGCGATGGCAGCCGCCGGAACAACCAACCCCTGGACCACGAACATTACGCTCGCCACGAGGTTGATTTGGAGACCGAGCCAGTTCTTGATCGCATTCAGTTCGTGGATGTCTCCCTCCATAAACAGACCAAAGACGGCGAGCATGAGGATCCCCATGCCGGCCCCGAAGTAACCACCATAGACGCTGACCAGGAATTGCAGCGCGGCGCCCATGGGTATCGAAATCTGCCGACGGTGGCGGGCCGACCAGTCGCGGATCCGGGCTTGGAATGCCAGCAGCAGCGTGGCGAGCAGAATCAGAGCCGGAACCGCGATGCGGAATGCCGCCGCCGGGGTCGAAACGAGCAGCATAGCGCCGATCGCTGATCCGACCGCGGTGGGAAGGAGCAGGTCGCGCAGGTACCGCTGGGTTCGGCCGATTCTCTTGATAAACCCGAAGGCCCCGGTCAACGAACCGGGCCAGAGGGCAACGGCGTTCGTGGCGTTGGCGGGCAACTCGGGGATTCCGCAACCCACCAGCAACGGAAACGAGATGAGCGACCCACCGCCGGCCACGGAGTTGATGCCGCTTGCCACGAATCCGGCAAAGAAGATGGCGACAAGGGCGGCCGGTTCGAGGGCGGTGGTCACGAGCGGACTTCGCGCAGCAAGCTGATCGTCTCGATCAGCGCAAGCGAAGCCTCGCGTCCTTTGTTGCCCATTTTCAGACCCGCCCTCTCCAAGGCTTGCTCCTGCGTCTCGGGGGTGAGGATGCCCCAGGTGACCGGCACTCCGGAATCCATTTGAAGGGTCATCAGAGCCGAACCGACGTCGGCGGCGAGCTGCTTCGCGTGAGGGGTGGCCCCCTGCAGAATGCACCCGACGGCAACGACGCCGTTATGGCCGGCCTCGATCATCGCTTTGGCAACGACCGGTATCTCCCACGCACCGGGGACCTTGGCTATGGTTACCGCGGGGTTGCCGTGGGCTTGAAACGTCTCAATCGCGCCTTTGAGGAGCGCTTCCGTAACCAGCTCGTTCCACCGGCTGACGACGATCCCAACCGAGAGGCCGCTGAGGTCCATTTTAGGTTGCAAGACCGTCACTTCTAGAGTATGTCCCAGTCGGCGGAGAAGGCTTCCAGTCAGGTACAATTGGGTTCGCACGCAGCCGTTCAGGCGGACCTTGACGTGTCTTCTCCGCAAGATATGCCAGATCGCGATGATGATTCGCTGAATGAAGAGCAGCCACAGCTCGAAGCTCCGACTTCCCAAGACGTAACCGACGAAGGAGGATTGTCCGGGCGTGTCGAGGGTGAGTACACCGCCGATTCGATCCAAGTCTTGGAGGGATTGGAGGCCGTTCGACGTCGCCCGGGCATGTACGTTGGAGACAACGGGCGCAAGGGGCTGCACCAGATGTTCCGCGAGGTGCTCGACAACTCAGTCGACGAGGCGCTCGCCGGTTATTGCGACCGCATCGATGT contains:
- the hcf136_4 gene encoding Ycf48-like protein, with protein sequence MRRIFFASLVTGFTIGSALGQTLTQLGPFPTGNNHWCSSFVSQTKGFVCGEGLGLYRTEDGGLSWIKISLPGYQSEPLYNVTFINANIGVLSGNSATSQKDIYRTTDGGLSWQPVTSFPLGGSWYHQDYVSQTVGFMGSNGAIVRTTDAGATWQLRSGYPTCPVIYGMDFKDSNVGFVSGNDVPNNLYGVFRTTDGGQSWTRVMNQSSNDVIYLSDSVLLADAGTTIMRSENGGQTWFAAGLNVDTGLNDLERVTNTLVFGVSHAGDIWRSPDGGFTWTKVMKGEGDLPGNWSVEFYDSLVGSVVGVKGLIYRTTDGGLTWTRMNRGIGNDWDGIVAFSEDKLLMVGHHGYVQTTEDGGENFDIQLLDPPYWGRDTGFHSVSSIGSKFAFAVGAWGAMTRTVDGGKTWENLFGTISVDYYANDVWFTDPMNGWMAGWDYTPGWKSYTKRTTDGGLTWNTVEGANVPGMAIQVRGNLVWLQTSSEPHWRSTDGGQTFEMIMLPSNSGSSPAVMDMSFANDNLGYVVGFFGYIAKTLDGGKTWKQVGQMVDRQSILDVLAIGSEVWICGADQWGNGAFIKLSEDGGATWRTWNLPGQWTSPYQMTRVGRHLYVCGYAGGMWKIEGLKRLPSQTGPSLSR
- the yfcA gene encoding putative membrane transporter protein YfcA, which translates into the protein MTTALEPAALVAIFFAGFVASGINSVAGGGSLISFPLLVGCGIPELPANATNAVALWPGSLTGAFGFIKRIGRTQRYLRDLLLPTAVGSAIGAMLLVSTPAAAFRIAVPALILLATLLLAFQARIRDWSARHRRQISIPMGAALQFLVSVYGGYFGAGMGILMLAVFGLFMEGDIHELNAIKNWLGLQINLVASVMFVVQGLVVPAAAIAMIIGSLIGGYAAAIWSQRVDAEKLRSGIVVLGFLMTSYFIWRLLA
- the ribH gene encoding 6,7-dimethyl-8-ribityllumazine synthase, which produces MDLSGLSVGIVVSRWNELVTEALLKGAIETFQAHGNPAVTIAKVPGAWEIPVVAKAMIEAGHNGVVAVGCILQGATPHAKQLAADVGSALMTLQMDSGVPVTWGILTPETQEQALERAGLKMGNKGREASLALIETISLLREVRS